In Paenibacillus phoenicis, one genomic interval encodes:
- a CDS encoding response regulator → MIKILLVDDEAFIRQGIRYTIPWEKHGMEIVGEAANGEDGLKLAIQLSPDIVFADIQMPIMSGIELARKLNEYLPRTKVIILSAYGNTENFTRAIEVKVSSFVLKNADSGKILEAALRAKDAISEENAAYGRQALMQTIYKENQHLIKSALFAKFLKNEIPLNTFQKKAEKLDMPLPGPCYSMLLARCVANDDWLVYNHFVQAFQELEPFVFFTEDGKLVTVLNVGAQGISKEVKDKMLANLKPYIFGNSMVLMNRIESLEELSFAYALLDRALDACFWNTEWEYTEVVPTDIFPSIGPSEIQDSESKVISAVLSRNAAHIEQAIQEYAEFMRQNAVSRSCFLESVNRIIVLMEAVMERQNGARKTAEIVAETETPEEVIELMLSLAKPNLETDYKNVLFAAALDYISQNYNKDLKLTDVAKAVYISTGYLSRIFKSETGYSFKEWVNRIRIEKAKELILNSDLKYYEIAELVGYKDYKYFSAYFSKLCGVSAKEYKALNSPMLHR, encoded by the coding sequence ATGATAAAAATCCTGCTCGTTGACGACGAGGCATTTATCCGTCAGGGAATTCGCTATACGATTCCGTGGGAAAAGCATGGGATGGAAATTGTCGGAGAGGCGGCTAACGGAGAGGATGGCCTGAAGCTGGCCATTCAGCTCTCCCCTGATATCGTTTTTGCAGACATCCAGATGCCGATCATGAGCGGAATTGAGCTAGCGAGAAAATTAAATGAATATTTGCCGCGCACGAAGGTGATTATTCTCTCCGCGTATGGCAATACCGAGAACTTTACTCGCGCAATTGAAGTGAAGGTCAGCTCCTTCGTCCTAAAAAATGCCGATTCCGGCAAAATATTGGAGGCGGCCCTCCGGGCAAAGGACGCTATTTCGGAAGAAAATGCCGCCTATGGACGTCAGGCGCTGATGCAGACGATCTATAAGGAAAACCAGCATTTGATTAAATCTGCCTTGTTTGCGAAATTTTTAAAAAACGAAATTCCGTTGAACACGTTTCAGAAAAAGGCCGAAAAGCTGGATATGCCGCTGCCGGGCCCCTGCTATTCGATGCTGCTCGCCCGCTGTGTTGCGAACGACGATTGGCTGGTGTACAACCATTTTGTGCAGGCTTTTCAGGAGCTCGAGCCCTTTGTATTTTTCACGGAAGACGGCAAGCTCGTAACGGTATTGAATGTTGGTGCGCAGGGTATTTCGAAGGAGGTTAAAGACAAGATGCTCGCCAATCTCAAGCCTTATATTTTCGGCAACAGTATGGTGTTAATGAACCGCATCGAGTCGCTGGAGGAGCTCTCCTTCGCTTATGCGCTTCTGGATAGGGCGCTGGATGCCTGCTTCTGGAACACGGAGTGGGAATATACGGAGGTTGTGCCAACAGATATATTTCCTAGCATCGGACCAAGTGAGATACAGGATAGCGAGAGCAAGGTCATCTCCGCGGTATTGTCCAGAAATGCTGCCCATATTGAACAAGCCATCCAGGAATACGCTGAGTTTATGCGTCAAAATGCCGTCTCGCGGTCGTGCTTTCTGGAATCGGTGAACCGGATCATCGTGCTGATGGAGGCGGTGATGGAAAGGCAAAACGGCGCCCGTAAAACGGCGGAAATTGTTGCTGAAACGGAAACGCCCGAGGAAGTGATTGAGCTGATGCTGAGCCTGGCCAAGCCAAACCTGGAGACGGATTATAAAAATGTGTTGTTTGCAGCCGCACTGGATTATATCAGCCAGAATTATAACAAGGATCTCAAGCTGACTGATGTCGCCAAGGCCGTTTACATTTCCACCGGTTATTTGAGCAGAATCTTCAAAAGTGAAACCGGCTATTCCTTTAAAGAGTGGGTGAATCGCATTCGCATCGAAAAGGCGAAGGAACTCATTCTAAACAGTGATTTGAAATACTATGAAATCGCCGAATTGGTAGGGTACAAGGACTACAAGTATTTCTCCGCCTATTTCAGCAAATTATGCGGAGTCAGCGCCAAGGAATATAAAGCGCTGAACAGCCCGATGCTTCATCGTTAG
- a CDS encoding adenosylcobalamin-dependent ribonucleoside-diphosphate reductase, with protein MKTVQKQRLEGLSEKIFLDRYAWKDADPSHAKVGDVVLVLTKDDPKFPTKEVGEVVARDGRKVTVKTRRGDLVETDVEKLTLNIEKTPEEMWDRLAKAMASVEETPEKQKEWEEKFRYILDDWKLVPGGRIAAGAGASDELTLFNCYVIPSPKDSRGGIMETLSEMTEIMARGGGVGINLSSLRPRRAIVRGVNGSSSGAVSWGGLFSYTTGLIEQGGSRRGALMLMINDWHPDVLDFITVKQTMGQVTNANLSVCVSNAFMKAVKEDLDWDLVFPDTTYEDYNEVWDGDLDKWKADGRKVIHYRTVKAREIWHTIIESAWKSAEPGVVFMEYYNQMSNSWYFNPIICTNPCGEQGLPGWGVCNLSAMNLSKFYDEEKHDVAWDELATTTRYSVRFLDNVINKTPYHFEENEKNQKKERRVGLGTMGLAELMIKLNIRYGSPESLEFLDKLYGFIAKEAYLASADIAEEKGSFPAFEADKFLQSGFMKNMTEVYPEVGEAVRTKGIRNVTIITQAPTGSTGTMVGTSTGIEPYFAFKYYRQSRLGFDEQFVPIAQEWMDAHPGEPLPDYFVTAMDLSAEDHIRVQAAIQRWVDSSISKTANCPSDFTVEDTKRLYELAFDLGCKGVTIYRDGSRDVQVLQTEKKEEKKEEASAQPSAAATPQPANASVQASSPKTGEQYKRRPQVLHGATYKINTPFGMAYITINDMNGTPGEIFLNVGKAGSDVFAMAEALGRVCSLFLRYGDHGEKVELLIKHLKGIGGTGAIGFGPNRVESIADAVAKALETHVQNGPYGDHDPAPVAATVAQETAHVHGTADGSHGGYSHGSAPATSRDLCPSCGSASLINIEGCKTCSNCGYSKCS; from the coding sequence TTGAAAACTGTGCAAAAACAGCGCCTTGAGGGGCTAAGTGAGAAAATCTTCTTGGACCGGTACGCCTGGAAGGACGCGGATCCTAGCCACGCCAAAGTGGGCGATGTCGTACTCGTTCTGACGAAGGACGACCCAAAATTCCCGACGAAGGAAGTAGGGGAGGTTGTTGCCCGTGACGGCCGTAAGGTTACGGTGAAGACCCGCCGGGGCGATCTGGTGGAGACCGACGTCGAGAAGCTGACCCTCAATATCGAGAAAACGCCTGAAGAAATGTGGGACCGTCTGGCCAAAGCGATGGCTTCGGTTGAGGAAACGCCGGAGAAGCAGAAGGAATGGGAAGAGAAATTCCGTTATATTCTGGATGATTGGAAGCTTGTTCCGGGCGGACGGATTGCGGCTGGTGCCGGTGCCAGTGATGAGTTAACTTTGTTCAACTGTTATGTTATTCCTTCGCCGAAGGACAGCCGGGGCGGCATCATGGAGACGCTGTCCGAAATGACCGAGATCATGGCTCGCGGCGGCGGCGTAGGCATTAACTTGAGCTCCCTGCGTCCACGTCGTGCGATCGTTCGTGGCGTTAATGGCTCTTCCAGCGGTGCTGTATCTTGGGGCGGCTTGTTCAGCTACACAACCGGCCTGATCGAGCAAGGCGGCAGCCGTCGCGGTGCGCTGATGCTGATGATCAACGACTGGCATCCGGACGTGCTGGACTTCATCACTGTTAAACAGACGATGGGCCAAGTGACCAACGCGAACTTGTCGGTTTGCGTCAGCAATGCTTTTATGAAAGCTGTAAAAGAAGACCTCGATTGGGATCTGGTATTCCCGGATACAACTTACGAGGATTACAACGAGGTGTGGGACGGCGATCTCGATAAATGGAAAGCCGATGGACGTAAAGTGATCCACTACCGTACCGTCAAAGCGCGTGAGATCTGGCATACGATCATCGAATCGGCTTGGAAATCCGCTGAGCCGGGCGTGGTCTTCATGGAATACTACAACCAAATGTCCAACAGCTGGTACTTTAACCCGATCATCTGTACGAATCCGTGCGGTGAGCAAGGGCTGCCGGGCTGGGGCGTATGTAACCTGTCGGCGATGAACTTGTCCAAGTTCTACGATGAAGAGAAGCACGATGTGGCATGGGATGAACTGGCGACAACTACGCGTTATTCAGTTCGTTTCTTGGACAACGTCATCAACAAGACACCTTATCATTTTGAAGAAAACGAGAAGAACCAGAAGAAAGAGCGCCGCGTTGGCCTTGGAACGATGGGTCTGGCCGAGCTGATGATCAAGCTGAACATCCGTTACGGCAGCCCGGAATCGCTGGAATTCCTCGATAAATTGTATGGCTTTATTGCGAAGGAAGCTTACCTGGCCTCTGCAGATATCGCAGAAGAGAAAGGATCCTTCCCGGCATTTGAAGCAGATAAATTTTTGCAAAGCGGCTTTATGAAGAACATGACGGAAGTGTATCCAGAAGTTGGTGAAGCTGTCCGCACCAAAGGGATTCGCAATGTCACGATCATTACCCAAGCGCCAACTGGCAGCACAGGGACGATGGTTGGCACTTCGACTGGGATCGAACCGTACTTCGCCTTCAAATATTACCGTCAAAGCCGTCTCGGCTTCGACGAGCAATTCGTGCCGATCGCGCAGGAATGGATGGACGCGCATCCAGGCGAACCGCTGCCGGATTACTTCGTAACGGCGATGGATTTGTCGGCGGAAGATCATATCCGCGTACAAGCGGCGATTCAGCGTTGGGTGGACAGCTCGATCTCGAAAACGGCCAACTGCCCGTCCGACTTTACGGTTGAAGATACGAAACGGCTGTATGAGCTGGCCTTCGACCTTGGCTGCAAAGGCGTAACGATCTACCGCGATGGCAGCCGCGATGTGCAAGTTCTGCAAACGGAGAAGAAGGAAGAGAAGAAAGAGGAAGCATCTGCTCAACCTAGCGCAGCGGCAACTCCACAACCGGCAAATGCTTCGGTTCAAGCCAGCAGCCCAAAAACCGGCGAACAATACAAGAGACGCCCGCAAGTGCTGCATGGAGCAACGTATAAAATCAACACGCCGTTTGGCATGGCCTATATCACGATCAATGACATGAACGGGACTCCAGGTGAGATCTTCTTGAACGTAGGTAAAGCTGGTTCTGACGTGTTCGCGATGGCAGAAGCCCTTGGCCGCGTCTGCTCGCTGTTCCTGCGTTACGGCGACCATGGCGAGAAGGTTGAGTTGCTGATTAAGCATCTCAAAGGCATCGGCGGTACGGGAGCGATCGGTTTTGGTCCTAACCGCGTTGAATCGATCGCGGACGCCGTCGCCAAAGCGTTGGAGACGCACGTACAAAACGGACCTTACGGCGACCACGACCCAGCGCCGGTAGCCGCAACGGTTGCACAGGAGACAGCACACGTTCACGGCACGGCAGACGGCTCGCATGGCGGCTACAGCCACGGCAGCGCACCGGCCACCTCGCGCGACCTGTGCCCATCCTGCGGCTCCGCCTCGCTGATCAACATCGAGGGCTGCAAAACTTGCAGCAACTGCGGGTATAGCAAGTGCTCGTAA